A DNA window from Capnocytophaga sp. ARDL2 contains the following coding sequences:
- the pyrH gene encoding UMP kinase, with the protein MKYKRILLKLSGESLMGDNEYGIDSKRLTEYATEIKKVVDLGVEVAIVIGGGNIFRGVAGASKGMDRVQADYMGMLATMINGMALQGALEDQGMYTRLQTALKIEEIAEPYIKRRATRHLEKGRIVIFGAGTGNPYFTTDTAAVLRGIEVNADVILKGTRVDGVYTADPEKNPNATKFEEITFADVLTKGLNVMDTTAFTLSQENNLPIVVFDMNKEDNLLKVCKGETIGTTVY; encoded by the coding sequence ATGAAATACAAAAGAATACTTTTAAAATTAAGTGGAGAGTCATTAATGGGCGATAACGAATACGGAATTGATTCAAAACGCTTGACAGAATATGCCACAGAAATCAAAAAAGTAGTTGATTTAGGAGTAGAAGTAGCCATCGTAATCGGTGGAGGTAACATCTTTAGGGGAGTTGCAGGTGCGAGCAAAGGAATGGACAGAGTACAAGCAGATTATATGGGAATGTTGGCAACGATGATCAACGGTATGGCATTGCAAGGTGCTTTGGAAGATCAAGGAATGTACACTCGTTTACAAACAGCCTTGAAAATCGAAGAAATTGCTGAGCCGTATATCAAACGAAGAGCCACTCGCCACTTGGAAAAAGGACGTATTGTAATCTTTGGTGCAGGTACAGGAAACCCTTATTTTACTACTGATACAGCAGCTGTTTTGAGAGGTATTGAAGTGAATGCTGATGTAATTTTAAAAGGAACGCGCGTGGATGGTGTTTATACAGCAGACCCTGAGAAAAACCCTAATGCTACAAAATTTGAAGAAATCACATTTGCGGATGTGCTTACAAAAGGCTTGAATGTAATGGATACAACCGCTTTTACATTGAGCCAAGAAAACAATCTTCCAATCGTTGTTTTTGACATGAACAAAGAAGACAATTTATTAAAAGTATGTAAAGGAGAAACAATCGGAACTACGGTTTATTAA
- a CDS encoding HugZ family protein — protein MTNHTETNRQARPIAPKVNELISSTKSIILGTIDSDGNPTASYAPYVRVGNDFYILVSFMARHTKNLLNGKASALFIEDESTTKQVYARERLTLDTITEQIDRNSATWNEVVSQLKNTHGKVVEMISEMQDFILIKLKPTKGSYVNGFGSAYFVDENLEITQHRNDVNHQTK, from the coding sequence ATGACAAATCACACTGAAACAAACAGACAGGCACGTCCGATTGCTCCTAAAGTAAACGAATTAATCTCTTCAACTAAATCAATAATTTTAGGAACTATAGACTCTGATGGAAATCCAACGGCAAGTTATGCCCCTTATGTACGAGTAGGGAATGATTTTTATATATTGGTTTCTTTTATGGCAAGACATACCAAAAACTTATTAAATGGTAAAGCATCTGCCCTATTTATTGAAGACGAATCGACAACTAAGCAGGTTTATGCTAGAGAACGTTTAACGTTAGATACTATTACAGAACAAATTGACAGAAATAGTGCAACATGGAACGAGGTAGTTTCTCAATTGAAAAATACTCATGGAAAAGTAGTGGAAATGATAAGTGAAATGCAAGATTTTATTTTAATTAAATTAAAGCCTACTAAAGGAAGTTATGTAAACGGATTTGGTAGTGCGTATTTTGTAGATGAGAATTTAGAAATCACTCAACATAGAAATGATGTAAACCATCAAACGAAATAA
- a CDS encoding DEAD/DEAH box helicase — protein sequence MKLKKLNPLLAEQIEELQIEITPLIKESFSTIKSGSDIVIVCENTDEREDLLVLSTIQRLEKPDMLSPRALIIAPDKETVLRLVEKFENYGKKNDLRIFFTHEKTNLDEDKNLISLGIDVLIGTPERLNLMFSVAGFDVNQLKMFSFISINQMLKARMDGRLQRLSESIGKTQRLFFAEDYYEKTDFFVERIAIEPYWFDDHDVEEEEE from the coding sequence ATGAAACTAAAAAAATTAAACCCATTATTAGCAGAGCAAATCGAAGAATTGCAAATCGAAATCACTCCTCTTATCAAAGAATCGTTTAGCACGATAAAAAGCGGAAGTGATATTGTGATTGTATGCGAAAACACCGACGAACGAGAAGATTTGCTGGTACTTTCTACCATTCAACGATTGGAAAAACCAGATATGCTTTCGCCTCGTGCGTTGATTATTGCACCAGATAAAGAAACCGTTTTGCGATTGGTAGAAAAATTTGAAAATTACGGCAAGAAAAACGATTTGCGTATTTTTTTCACCCATGAAAAAACCAATCTCGACGAGGATAAAAACCTCATTTCGTTAGGAATCGATGTCTTGATTGGTACCCCCGAACGCCTCAATTTGATGTTCAGTGTAGCAGGATTTGATGTCAATCAGTTGAAAATGTTTTCGTTTATTTCAATCAATCAAATGCTCAAAGCACGAATGGATGGAAGGTTACAACGCCTATCGGAAAGTATCGGAAAAACTCAACGCTTATTTTTTGCTGAAGATTATTACGAAAAAACAGATTTCTTTGTCGAACGCATCGCCATCGAGCCGTATTGGTTTGATGATCATGATGTGGAAGAAGAGGAGGAATAA
- a CDS encoding SUF system Fe-S cluster assembly protein has product MQEEINMQDLGENIVRVLKTIFDPEIPVDIYELGLIYDVFVNEDRDVKILMTLTSPNCPVAETLPMEVKEKVSSIDFVNDVEIELTFDPPWDKEMMSEEAKLELGML; this is encoded by the coding sequence ATGCAAGAAGAAATCAATATGCAAGATTTGGGAGAAAATATCGTACGAGTACTCAAAACGATTTTCGACCCAGAGATTCCGGTAGATATATACGAATTAGGCTTAATTTACGATGTATTTGTAAACGAAGACCGCGATGTAAAAATCCTTATGACCTTGACTTCGCCCAACTGTCCAGTAGCTGAAACTTTGCCAATGGAAGTAAAAGAAAAGGTGAGTTCAATCGATTTTGTCAATGATGTAGAAATCGAATTGACATTCGATCCACCTTGGGACAAAGAAATGATGAGCGAAGAAGCAAAATTGGAATTGGGAATGTTGTAG
- a CDS encoding M20/M25/M40 family metallo-hydrolase, giving the protein MKKIFFAILLLLSVCMSVAQSTDRGWGSIDKQNAQAIVGFLASDALKGRNAGSEENKIVVEYLVSKLKEIGISPLKTDYTESFLAINKGKRWSLDGEIPDENKVQLTNVYGMIPGENTAEYLVIGAHFDHLGMDENREGDKIFNGADDNASGVSAVLQIAKAMQLDGNKPKRTVIFAFWDGEEKGLLGSEYFMRSSAYSIKSYLNFDMIGRNTDENNPHTVTFLYTKANKMFENWVRKSTEEKQMSLQPIYKPWDNPIRGSDNASFAKRGVPILWFHTDGHTDYHQTSDELHKINWEKLVEITKVAYLISWEMANDDY; this is encoded by the coding sequence ATGAAAAAAATATTTTTTGCAATTTTACTACTGCTAAGTGTTTGTATGTCAGTGGCTCAATCCACTGATAGAGGATGGGGAAGTATTGACAAGCAAAATGCACAGGCGATAGTCGGTTTTTTGGCATCAGATGCACTAAAAGGTAGAAATGCAGGTAGTGAAGAAAATAAAATTGTAGTTGAATATCTTGTTTCAAAGTTAAAGGAAATAGGAATTTCTCCTTTAAAAACAGATTATACAGAAAGTTTTTTAGCAATAAATAAAGGAAAAAGATGGTCGCTTGATGGAGAAATTCCTGATGAAAACAAAGTGCAATTGACCAATGTTTACGGGATGATTCCAGGTGAAAATACGGCGGAATATTTGGTCATTGGAGCTCATTTCGATCATTTAGGTATGGATGAAAATAGAGAAGGAGATAAGATTTTTAATGGAGCAGATGATAATGCATCGGGCGTTTCGGCTGTTTTACAAATTGCAAAAGCTATGCAATTGGACGGTAATAAACCTAAGCGTACTGTGATTTTTGCTTTTTGGGATGGAGAAGAAAAAGGATTGTTGGGTTCGGAATATTTTATGCGTTCATCGGCATATTCTATAAAAAGTTATCTGAATTTTGATATGATTGGTCGCAACACTGACGAAAACAACCCTCATACAGTTACATTTCTATATACCAAAGCAAACAAAATGTTTGAAAATTGGGTAAGAAAATCAACAGAAGAAAAACAAATGTCATTACAACCTATATATAAACCTTGGGACAATCCAATAAGAGGAAGTGACAATGCCTCTTTTGCTAAACGAGGAGTGCCGATTTTGTGGTTTCACACCGATGGACATACAGATTATCATCAAACGAGTGATGAGTTACATAAAATCAATTGGGAAAAATTGGTAGAAATAACCAAAGTAGCCTATCTCATTTCTTGGGAAATGGCGAATGACGATTATTAA
- the hemB gene encoding porphobilinogen synthase translates to MFPLHRGRRLRVNESVRSLVRETSLSPADFMFPMFIIEGENQQIEIPSMPGIYRRTIDLTVKEVQELYDLGIRAVNIYVKVNDDLKDNTGKEAWNPNGLMQQAIRAIKKAVPEMIVMPDVALDPYSMYGHDGIIKNGDIVNDETVEALVKMALSHAEAGADFVAPSDMMDGRILRLREGLDKAGFPHVGIMSYSAKYASAFYGPFRDALDSAPKETGKVVPKDKKTYQMDYANRIEAIKEAVWDAEEGADIVMVKPGTAYLDIVREVKDAVNIPVAVFHVSGEYAMIKAAAEKGWFDHDKIMMEQLYCIKRAGASLISTYFAKEAAKLLQK, encoded by the coding sequence ATGTTCCCACTACACAGAGGCAGAAGATTACGTGTAAACGAATCTGTGAGAAGTTTGGTAAGAGAAACCAGTCTTTCTCCAGCAGATTTTATGTTTCCGATGTTTATTATAGAAGGTGAGAATCAACAGATTGAAATACCTTCTATGCCAGGTATCTATCGTCGTACCATTGATTTGACGGTAAAAGAAGTACAGGAATTGTATGATTTAGGCATCAGAGCAGTCAATATTTATGTAAAAGTAAATGACGACCTAAAAGACAATACAGGAAAAGAAGCTTGGAATCCCAATGGATTGATGCAACAAGCTATTCGTGCGATAAAAAAAGCAGTTCCAGAAATGATTGTGATGCCCGATGTAGCTCTTGACCCTTATTCGATGTATGGACACGACGGAATCATCAAAAACGGTGATATTGTCAATGACGAAACGGTAGAAGCCTTAGTAAAAATGGCACTTTCGCATGCCGAAGCAGGAGCAGATTTCGTAGCTCCATCGGATATGATGGACGGTCGTATTTTGAGATTGCGTGAAGGATTGGACAAAGCAGGTTTTCCACATGTAGGAATTATGAGCTATTCGGCAAAATATGCCTCTGCATTTTACGGACCGTTTAGAGATGCTTTGGATTCAGCACCAAAAGAAACAGGCAAAGTAGTTCCAAAGGATAAAAAGACCTACCAAATGGATTATGCCAACCGTATCGAGGCAATCAAAGAAGCAGTTTGGGATGCTGAAGAAGGAGCGGATATTGTGATGGTAAAACCAGGAACGGCTTATCTCGATATAGTACGCGAAGTAAAAGATGCGGTAAATATTCCTGTTGCGGTTTTCCATGTGTCGGGTGAATATGCCATGATTAAGGCAGCCGCTGAAAAAGGTTGGTTCGACCACGACAAGATTATGATGGAACAATTGTACTGTATCAAAAGAGCAGGAGCAAGTTTGATTTCGACTTATTTTGCAAAAGAAGCAGCAAAATTGTTACAGAAGTAA
- a CDS encoding DUF2480 family protein: protein MEEIVNKVANSSLEIFDLEDYYPNETIAIIDISQWLYEGIVLREKEFRSALAEIDWNQYDQHLVALHCSTDAIIPSWAMMLVASYLQPYAKEIVQGTKEQLLLSYYQNKINEIDFSVFQDKPTIIKGCAKKPIPEECYVMALKKMQDYARSIMFGEACSAVPIYKRKK, encoded by the coding sequence ATGGAAGAAATCGTAAACAAAGTAGCTAATAGTAGCTTGGAAATCTTTGATTTAGAAGATTATTATCCAAACGAAACCATCGCTATTATCGATATAAGTCAATGGTTATACGAAGGAATTGTTTTGAGAGAAAAAGAATTCAGGTCAGCACTTGCAGAGATAGACTGGAATCAGTACGACCAGCATTTGGTAGCATTGCATTGCAGTACAGATGCTATCATTCCGTCGTGGGCAATGATGTTGGTAGCCTCTTATTTGCAACCTTACGCCAAAGAAATTGTACAGGGGACAAAAGAGCAATTATTGCTGTCATATTATCAAAACAAAATCAATGAAATAGATTTTTCGGTATTTCAAGACAAACCAACTATCATCAAAGGATGTGCAAAAAAGCCTATCCCTGAGGAATGCTATGTGATGGCATTGAAAAAAATGCAAGATTATGCTCGTTCGATTATGTTTGGAGAGGCATGTTCGGCTGTGCCGATTTATAAAAGAAAGAAATAA
- a CDS encoding SufE family protein, producing MSLSIQEIQEEIIDEFSMFDDWMQRYEYIIELGKTLPLIDEKYKKEENLIKGCQSQVWLHAENENDKVVFTADSDAILTKGIIALLIRTFSNQTAKDILEADTSFIDEIGLKEHLSPTRANGLVSMIKQIKLYAIALQSNE from the coding sequence ATGAGTTTATCAATACAAGAAATACAAGAAGAAATCATTGATGAGTTTTCAATGTTTGACGACTGGATGCAACGTTACGAATACATTATCGAATTGGGAAAAACTCTGCCTTTGATAGATGAGAAATATAAAAAAGAAGAAAATCTAATCAAAGGATGCCAATCGCAAGTATGGTTGCATGCTGAAAATGAAAATGATAAAGTAGTTTTTACAGCAGATAGCGATGCGATTTTGACCAAGGGAATCATCGCCTTGTTGATTCGCACTTTTTCCAATCAGACAGCAAAAGATATACTCGAGGCAGACACCTCATTTATTGATGAAATAGGACTGAAAGAACATCTGTCACCTACGAGAGCCAATGGATTAGTATCAATGATTAAACAAATAAAATTATATGCAATCGCCCTACAATCAAACGAATAA
- the frr gene encoding ribosome recycling factor → MTEEINFIIDEAKESMEGSISHLNKSLLNIRAGKATPQMLGSVFVDYYGSQTPLSQVANISVPDPRTLSVSPWEKSMLQPIEKAIMIANLGLNPMNNGETIMINIPALTEERRKELVKQAKAEAEDAKISVRNARKDANNDIKKQEKDGTSEDICKDAEDRIQKLTDAYIKKIDNILAEKEAEIMKV, encoded by the coding sequence ATGACAGAAGAAATCAATTTTATTATCGACGAGGCAAAAGAATCTATGGAAGGTTCGATCAGCCACTTAAATAAATCTTTGTTGAACATCCGTGCTGGAAAAGCAACCCCTCAAATGTTGGGAAGTGTTTTTGTGGATTATTACGGATCACAAACTCCACTTTCACAAGTAGCAAACATCAGTGTACCAGATCCTCGTACATTGTCGGTTTCGCCTTGGGAGAAAAGTATGTTGCAACCTATCGAAAAAGCTATTATGATTGCAAACTTAGGATTGAACCCAATGAACAATGGAGAAACAATTATGATTAATATCCCAGCTCTCACAGAGGAGCGTCGTAAAGAATTGGTAAAACAAGCTAAAGCAGAAGCAGAAGACGCAAAAATCTCTGTGAGAAATGCTCGTAAAGATGCCAACAACGACATCAAAAAACAAGAAAAAGACGGAACTTCTGAAGATATTTGTAAAGACGCTGAAGATCGCATTCAAAAATTGACAGATGCGTACATCAAAAAAATTGACAATATTTTAGCTGAAAAAGAAGCTGAAATCATGAAAGTATAA
- a CDS encoding SIMPL domain-containing protein, translated as MNKTFILSSFAIAGVLTSMYILGDAIKNRNQADETITVTGLGTKKFTSDLISWSGNFTKSNYDLKSAYKELLSDKEEIHKYLLSKGIKSDEIIFSAVDISKNYNYNTDTNGNSYAVFSGYLLTQSISIESKEVEKIENISRNITEIINLGVEFTSSPPQYFYTKLSDVKHEMIATATQDAKERAEKIASNAGAKLGKLKKANMGVIQITAPNSNEDFHYGGAFNTSSKEKEASITMKLEYKIR; from the coding sequence ATGAACAAAACATTTATCCTTTCAAGTTTTGCCATAGCGGGAGTATTGACTTCTATGTACATTTTGGGAGATGCCATCAAAAATAGAAATCAGGCAGATGAAACAATTACCGTTACGGGGTTGGGTACTAAAAAATTTACTTCGGATTTAATCTCTTGGTCGGGAAATTTTACCAAAAGCAATTACGATTTAAAATCGGCGTACAAAGAACTGCTTTCAGACAAAGAAGAAATACACAAATACCTGCTTTCCAAAGGAATCAAATCAGACGAAATCATTTTTTCGGCGGTGGATATTTCCAAAAATTACAATTACAACACAGATACCAATGGAAATTCGTATGCTGTTTTTTCGGGCTATTTATTGACGCAAAGTATTTCTATTGAAAGTAAAGAAGTAGAAAAAATCGAAAACATCTCTCGAAACATTACCGAAATCATCAATTTGGGAGTGGAATTTACCTCATCACCGCCGCAATATTTTTACACCAAACTGTCTGATGTAAAACACGAAATGATTGCCACGGCAACGCAAGACGCAAAAGAGCGAGCAGAAAAAATTGCCTCAAATGCAGGTGCTAAATTAGGAAAATTGAAAAAAGCAAATATGGGAGTAATCCAAATTACCGCTCCAAATTCTAATGAAGATTTTCACTACGGTGGAGCGTTTAATACATCTTCCAAAGAAAAAGAAGCAAGTATTACGATGAAATTGGAATATAAAATTAGGTAA
- the hemE gene encoding uroporphyrinogen decarboxylase: MIKNDLFLRALNGETVERPPVWMMRQAGRYLPEFRALRDKYDFFTRCKTPELASEITVQPIRIVKPDAAILFSDILVVPQAMGIDVELKDNIGPIIPNPIRSMADVEKVYIPEINDKLGYVMDAIKMTKEMLNDEVPLIGFAGSPWTIFCYAVEGKGSKSYDKAKGFCFSEPVAAHALLQKITDTTILYLKEKVKTGVNAIQIFDSWGGMLSPTDYAEFSWKYIQQIVDALADETKVIVFGKGCWFALETMAQSKASALGVDWTCDPKTARKLTGGNITLQGNFDPSRLLSPIPTIKKMVHQMIDEFGKDKYIVNLGHGILPNIPVDHAKAFIEAVKEYSR, encoded by the coding sequence ATGATTAAAAACGATTTATTTCTAAGAGCCTTAAACGGCGAAACTGTAGAAAGACCACCTGTATGGATGATGCGTCAAGCAGGTAGATATTTACCAGAATTTCGTGCCTTGAGAGACAAATACGACTTTTTTACGCGTTGTAAAACTCCAGAATTGGCATCGGAAATCACTGTTCAACCCATTCGTATTGTAAAACCCGATGCTGCGATTTTGTTTTCTGATATTTTAGTGGTTCCTCAAGCCATGGGAATCGATGTGGAATTGAAAGACAATATCGGTCCAATCATTCCCAATCCGATTCGCTCGATGGCAGATGTGGAAAAAGTATATATCCCAGAAATCAATGACAAATTGGGCTATGTGATGGACGCTATCAAAATGACCAAAGAAATGCTCAATGACGAAGTACCATTGATTGGTTTTGCTGGATCGCCTTGGACGATTTTCTGTTATGCAGTAGAGGGGAAAGGTTCGAAATCGTATGACAAAGCCAAAGGATTTTGCTTCTCAGAGCCTGTAGCAGCCCACGCTTTGTTGCAAAAAATCACAGATACAACCATTTTGTATTTGAAAGAAAAAGTAAAAACAGGAGTAAACGCCATTCAAATATTTGATTCTTGGGGAGGTATGTTGTCGCCTACAGATTACGCTGAGTTTTCGTGGAAATACATTCAGCAAATAGTAGATGCATTGGCAGACGAAACCAAAGTAATCGTTTTCGGAAAAGGATGTTGGTTTGCTTTGGAAACTATGGCACAGTCCAAAGCTTCAGCATTGGGAGTAGATTGGACTTGTGACCCAAAAACAGCGAGGAAATTGACAGGAGGAAACATCACTTTGCAAGGAAATTTCGACCCATCGAGATTGCTTTCACCTATTCCAACGATTAAAAAAATGGTGCATCAGATGATCGACGAATTTGGAAAAGACAAATACATTGTAAATTTAGGACACGGTATTTTGCCAAACATTCCAGTAGATCACGCCAAAGCATTTATCGAAGCAGTAAAAGAGTATTCGAGATAA
- a CDS encoding DUF3078 domain-containing protein — MKKVLLLAACLGFQAVSAQETTEPESNWTRTGNITVLGSQSSFSNWQSGGSNNIALSGALNYDLNYKKDKWTWDNKFIASYGINKLKGQKQQKTDDRIEINSVAGLQATDRWSYSFFGNFKTQFDVGYDPKKPTNVISHFMSPAYLQFGPSMLWKKDDNLRVNISPAAARFIFVHKHFTDFGPSFGVEQGESMRFEFGASVNGYYKVQLMENFVVENILSLYSNYLDKPQNVDIDYQMNAVLKVNKYISTNLTFQALYDDNAFKGFQTRHTFGVGLNVLF, encoded by the coding sequence ATGAAAAAAGTTTTACTTTTAGCGGCATGTTTGGGATTTCAAGCTGTGTCAGCACAAGAAACAACAGAGCCAGAAAGCAACTGGACAAGAACAGGAAATATTACTGTATTGGGGAGTCAGTCAAGTTTTTCTAATTGGCAATCAGGAGGTTCAAACAACATAGCATTGAGTGGAGCGTTGAACTACGACCTCAACTACAAAAAAGACAAATGGACTTGGGACAACAAATTTATTGCATCGTATGGTATCAATAAATTGAAAGGTCAAAAACAACAAAAAACAGACGATCGTATTGAGATCAATTCAGTAGCAGGTTTACAAGCAACAGACAGATGGTCATACTCATTCTTCGGAAACTTCAAAACTCAATTTGATGTAGGTTATGATCCAAAAAAACCAACAAATGTTATTTCACACTTTATGTCGCCTGCATATTTGCAGTTTGGTCCGAGTATGTTGTGGAAAAAAGACGATAATTTGCGTGTGAATATTTCGCCTGCAGCAGCAAGATTTATCTTTGTACACAAGCATTTCACAGATTTTGGACCATCGTTTGGTGTAGAGCAAGGAGAATCTATGCGTTTTGAGTTTGGAGCATCTGTAAATGGGTACTACAAAGTACAGTTGATGGAAAACTTTGTAGTTGAAAACATTTTGAGTTTGTATTCAAACTATTTAGACAAACCACAAAACGTGGATATCGATTATCAAATGAATGCAGTATTGAAAGTAAACAAATATATTTCTACAAACTTGACATTCCAAGCTTTGTATGATGACAATGCGTTCAAAGGATTTCAAACAAGGCACACTTTTGGTGTAGGATTAAACGTTTTGTTTTAA
- a CDS encoding aminotransferase class V-fold PLP-dependent enzyme has product MKLDIQNIRKDFPILNETVNGKPLVYFDNGATSQKPQVVIDAEKYYYEHYNANIHRGVHTLSQKATDEYEIARQKVQKHLNAEKLHEIIFTAGTTFGVNLVANGFVQLLQPNDEVIISYLEHHSNIVPWQFACERSGATLKVIPMTKEGILDIEAYKNLLTKNTKVVAVNHVSNALGTINPVEKITALAHEVGAAVLIDGAQAVPHLKPDVQKINCDFYVFSGHKMCGPTGTGVLYGKENWLNTLPPYQGGGEMIEKVSFEKTTYACLPHKFEAGTPNIAGGIALGVAIDYLNQIGFDIIEQHERELLEYVTQRLSEIEEVEIYANHPHKAAVVSFNCKGIHPYDIGSIVDKLGIAVRTGHHCTQPIMDYFEIPGTVRASFAFYNTKEEIDVFVDAVKKAVMMLK; this is encoded by the coding sequence ATGAAATTAGACATTCAAAATATTCGAAAAGATTTTCCCATATTAAACGAAACGGTCAATGGTAAACCATTGGTGTATTTCGATAATGGGGCTACTTCGCAAAAACCACAAGTAGTCATCGACGCGGAAAAATATTACTACGAACACTACAATGCAAATATTCACCGAGGCGTACATACATTGAGTCAGAAAGCGACTGATGAATACGAAATTGCTCGTCAAAAAGTACAAAAACACCTCAATGCAGAAAAACTTCACGAAATCATTTTTACAGCAGGAACTACCTTTGGTGTCAATTTGGTAGCCAACGGATTTGTTCAGTTGTTACAACCTAATGATGAAGTGATTATCTCCTATTTAGAGCATCATTCCAATATTGTTCCATGGCAATTTGCTTGTGAGCGTTCGGGGGCTACTCTCAAAGTAATTCCGATGACCAAAGAGGGGATTTTGGACATAGAGGCATACAAAAATTTATTGACTAAAAATACCAAGGTGGTTGCAGTAAATCATGTGTCAAATGCATTGGGAACCATCAATCCAGTAGAGAAAATCACGGCATTGGCTCACGAAGTAGGAGCTGCTGTTTTGATAGATGGAGCACAGGCTGTTCCGCATTTAAAACCCGATGTGCAAAAAATAAATTGTGACTTTTATGTTTTTTCGGGGCATAAGATGTGTGGACCTACAGGAACGGGGGTTTTGTACGGAAAAGAAAATTGGCTCAACACACTTCCACCGTATCAAGGAGGAGGGGAGATGATTGAAAAAGTTTCGTTTGAAAAGACTACCTACGCTTGTTTGCCACACAAGTTTGAAGCAGGAACGCCAAATATCGCAGGAGGTATTGCTTTGGGAGTTGCTATTGATTATCTCAACCAAATAGGATTTGATATAATCGAGCAACATGAAAGAGAATTACTCGAATACGTAACCCAACGATTGTCTGAAATCGAAGAGGTAGAAATTTATGCAAATCACCCTCATAAAGCAGCTGTAGTTTCTTTCAATTGCAAAGGAATTCACCCATATGATATTGGTTCGATTGTAGATAAACTCGGAATTGCTGTTCGCACGGGACATCATTGTACTCAACCGATTATGGATTATTTTGAAATACCAGGTACAGTGAGAGCTTCATTTGCATTTTACAATACCAAAGAAGAAATTGATGTTTTTGTAGATGCTGTGAAAAAAGCAGTTATGATGTTGAAGTAA